One genomic segment of Clostridium saccharoperbutylacetonicum N1-4(HMT) includes these proteins:
- a CDS encoding Mur ligase family protein produces MSTINIKSILSILLSKITAFAAKHIVKGGSNFPGKIALKIDKSILKTVSKGYKVILVTGTNGKTTTTSMIYNILKENNFNVITNNTGANLYPGIVACFVSNYSFFKKKSNPYAIIEVDEANVKFITKHLTPEIITVTNLFRDQLDRYGEVYTTLVKILEGITNIPETKLVLNGDESLLGKLDVKNPSVYYGFNTPIKEDTSLDINADAKFCKFCKTPYSYNLVTYNHLGDFYCPECGYKRPELSYAVNKIFDLTTENSSVLINDTEIFISQSGAYNIYNALCAYSISKELGIDDSIIKNSLQKQSSSFGRQEQIKIDNKDIQIILVKNPAGYNQALDTLALNQSEFSAVFMLNDNYADGRDVSWIWDVDFEKISTLKLEDIFVSGLRMYDMAVRLKVAGLNVDKFILKEDYEELTEKIKESASKKIYILATYTAMINYRKYLHSKGYINKLW; encoded by the coding sequence GTGAGTACGATAAATATTAAATCTATTTTAAGCATATTATTATCTAAAATTACTGCTTTTGCTGCAAAGCATATTGTAAAAGGTGGAAGTAACTTTCCTGGAAAAATTGCATTAAAAATTGATAAATCGATTTTGAAGACTGTTAGTAAAGGATATAAGGTTATTTTGGTAACTGGAACAAATGGTAAAACAACAACTACTAGTATGATTTATAATATCTTAAAGGAAAACAACTTTAATGTTATTACTAATAATACTGGTGCTAACTTATATCCTGGTATTGTAGCATGTTTTGTTTCAAATTATTCATTTTTTAAAAAGAAAAGTAATCCTTACGCTATAATAGAAGTTGATGAAGCCAATGTAAAGTTTATTACAAAGCATTTAACTCCTGAAATAATAACTGTAACCAATTTATTTAGAGATCAATTAGATAGATATGGTGAAGTGTACACAACTCTAGTTAAAATTTTAGAAGGTATAACTAATATTCCAGAAACTAAGCTTGTTTTAAACGGTGATGAATCTTTGCTTGGCAAATTAGATGTTAAAAATCCATCTGTATATTATGGATTTAATACTCCAATTAAAGAAGATACTTCTTTAGATATTAATGCGGATGCTAAATTTTGCAAATTTTGCAAAACACCCTATTCCTATAATTTAGTTACATATAACCATCTAGGCGATTTTTATTGTCCTGAATGTGGATATAAGCGTCCTGAACTTAGCTATGCTGTAAATAAAATTTTTGATTTAACTACTGAGAATTCATCAGTCTTAATAAATGATACAGAAATTTTTATAAGTCAATCAGGAGCTTATAATATTTATAATGCCTTATGTGCTTATTCAATTTCTAAAGAGCTTGGTATTGATGATTCAATAATTAAAAATTCTCTTCAAAAACAAAGCTCAAGTTTTGGAAGACAAGAACAAATAAAAATTGACAATAAAGATATTCAAATTATATTAGTAAAAAATCCTGCTGGATATAATCAGGCATTGGATACACTTGCACTTAATCAAAGTGAATTTTCTGCAGTATTTATGCTAAATGATAATTATGCTGATGGACGAGATGTATCTTGGATATGGGATGTGGACTTCGAAAAAATTTCCACATTAAAACTAGAAGATATTTTTGTTTCTGGCCTTAGAATGTACGACATGGCTGTAAGACTAAAAGTTGCAGGTTTAAATGTTGATAAGTTTATTTTAAAGGAAGATTATGAAGAACTAACTGAAAAAATAAAAGAATCGGCTTCTAAAAAAATATATATTCTTGCAACTTATACTGCGATGATTAATTATAGAAAATACCTTCATTCAAAAGGTTATATTAATAAGTTATGGTAA
- a CDS encoding DUF3656 domain-containing U32 family peptidase, with the protein MNKIELLAPAGSMESLIAAINNGADAIYLGGNKFSARAYASNFDNETMQKAVDYAHSYNVKVYVTMNTLLKQNELREALKYVGYLYEIGVDALIIQDVGLISLIRDVYPEFELHASTQMTIHNAEGALYFIEKGMQRIVLSRELTLDEIKYISKDLNIETEIFVHGALCVCYSGQCLMSSMIGGRSGNRGRCAQPCRMQYTLQGETLGERKGYLLSPKDTCLVEDIDSIIKSGTASLKVEGRMKKPEYVAGVTRNYRRAIDKVIVNTKFDLHKGRNELAQLFNREGFAKAYLYKNVGKDMMSYNYPKNTGVFIGQVTNSGEVILEENVGLGDGIRFLDDGFTLSKILKNNQEVKEAFIGDKVKLFPTGGYKKGYKLYKMSDKRLYDELKEDLKPYKKKINLVGEIEFKVNAPLCIKTKFNNKEYKVYGEIVEPAENKPLTRERVEEALKKSGDIPYKFDKVFFDVFDDGFIRIASINNLRRDLFDKILKEVSGYRRRRNEEVPKAKNIKSAEELGYIYSCITKEQLRALVEEETVKNIALNVFFSRKNTALNKEDLKNLYEQGIENKNIYLNVPNIIKGEFNYIVKIIDELTPYIKGIITSNAGIIKLFKDKLFIIGDYKLNIFNKEAAEFYAEDVDISSVSLELNRKEIKELMKDINCKVAVNIYGKTELMVSEYCPIGSTFGNKSAKKECSKSCMKDTFTLIDRMNESFSVLADNSCRSYILNSLATNLIEEVEELKSFNISSFRVDFKDECYEEVKEILNQISNKKKNENVKYTKGHYRRGVE; encoded by the coding sequence ATGAACAAGATTGAATTATTAGCTCCAGCGGGAAGTATGGAGAGTTTAATTGCAGCCATTAACAATGGTGCTGATGCAATATATTTAGGGGGGAATAAGTTCTCTGCGAGAGCTTATGCCTCTAATTTTGATAATGAAACTATGCAAAAAGCAGTGGATTATGCGCATAGTTATAATGTTAAAGTGTATGTTACTATGAACACGCTTTTAAAACAAAATGAATTAAGGGAAGCTCTAAAATATGTAGGATACCTATATGAAATTGGAGTAGATGCATTAATAATTCAGGATGTAGGCTTAATTAGTTTAATTAGAGATGTGTATCCTGAATTTGAACTTCACGCGTCAACTCAAATGACAATTCACAATGCTGAAGGTGCCTTATATTTTATAGAAAAAGGCATGCAGAGAATTGTTTTATCTAGAGAATTAACTTTAGATGAAATTAAGTACATATCGAAGGATTTAAATATTGAAACTGAAATATTTGTGCATGGCGCTTTATGCGTATGTTATTCAGGTCAGTGCTTAATGAGTTCTATGATAGGTGGCAGAAGCGGAAATAGAGGAAGATGTGCTCAGCCATGTAGAATGCAATATACACTTCAAGGTGAAACTTTAGGAGAAAGAAAGGGCTATCTCTTAAGTCCTAAAGATACATGTTTAGTTGAAGATATAGATTCAATTATTAAAAGTGGTACTGCATCTTTAAAGGTTGAAGGAAGAATGAAAAAACCAGAATATGTAGCTGGTGTAACTAGAAATTATAGAAGAGCAATTGATAAGGTAATAGTAAATACAAAATTTGATTTACATAAAGGCAGAAATGAATTAGCTCAATTATTTAATAGAGAAGGATTTGCTAAAGCATATTTATATAAAAATGTAGGTAAGGATATGATGAGCTATAATTATCCTAAAAATACTGGAGTTTTTATAGGACAGGTTACAAATAGTGGAGAAGTAATATTGGAAGAAAATGTTGGATTAGGCGATGGAATTCGTTTTTTAGATGATGGGTTTACCTTAAGTAAAATCTTAAAAAATAATCAAGAAGTAAAAGAAGCTTTTATAGGCGATAAGGTTAAGTTGTTTCCGACTGGCGGCTACAAAAAAGGCTATAAATTATATAAAATGTCTGATAAAAGATTATATGATGAGTTAAAAGAAGATTTAAAGCCTTACAAGAAAAAAATAAATCTAGTAGGAGAAATTGAATTTAAGGTTAATGCACCACTTTGCATTAAAACAAAATTTAATAATAAGGAATACAAGGTTTATGGAGAGATAGTAGAACCCGCTGAAAATAAGCCTTTAACAAGAGAAAGAGTTGAGGAAGCTTTAAAGAAATCTGGAGATATTCCTTACAAGTTTGATAAAGTGTTCTTTGATGTTTTCGATGATGGATTTATAAGAATTGCTTCAATTAATAATTTAAGAAGAGATTTATTTGATAAAATCTTAAAAGAAGTTAGTGGATATAGGAGAAGAAGAAATGAAGAAGTTCCTAAAGCTAAGAATATAAAATCTGCTGAGGAATTAGGATATATTTATAGCTGCATTACAAAAGAGCAGTTGAGGGCGTTAGTAGAAGAAGAAACAGTTAAAAATATAGCCTTAAATGTATTTTTTAGTAGAAAAAATACAGCTTTGAATAAAGAAGATTTAAAGAATTTATATGAGCAAGGAATCGAAAATAAAAACATATATTTAAATGTACCTAATATAATCAAAGGTGAGTTTAATTATATTGTTAAGATAATTGATGAATTAACACCTTATATAAAAGGAATAATAACTTCTAATGCAGGAATAATTAAACTTTTTAAAGATAAACTATTTATAATAGGCGATTATAAACTAAATATATTCAATAAGGAAGCAGCTGAATTTTATGCTGAAGATGTAGATATTTCTTCTGTAAGCTTAGAATTAAATAGAAAAGAAATAAAAGAACTAATGAAAGATATTAATTGTAAGGTTGCTGTGAATATTTATGGGAAAACAGAGCTTATGGTTAGTGAATATTGCCCAATAGGCAGTACTTTTGGTAATAAATCTGCTAAAAAGGAATGCAGTAAATCATGTATGAAAGATACCTTTACATTAATAGATAGAATGAACGAAAGTTTTAGTGTTTTAGCAGATAATAGCTGTAGAAGTTATATTTTAAATTCATTAGCTACAAATTTAATTGAAGAAGTAGAAGAACTTAAATCTTTTAATATTTCAAGTTTTAGAGTAGATTTTAAGGATGAATGTTATGAAGAAGTTAAGGAAATTTTAAATCAAATTTCTAATAAGAAGAAAAATGAAAATGTAAAATATACAAAAGGCCACTATAGAAGAGGCGTTGAATAA
- a CDS encoding D-alanyl-D-alanine carboxypeptidase family protein encodes MKKNLILKTLILTVSLSLFSPFAIASYAVNNNSKQKTEATSKTAPKAKTEASTNTTSEAKTETNADGLPEIKGEAALTFDYDTGEIIYCKDADSKRYPASTTKLLTALLLSENKKPTDQLEYTESAKKQPEYSLNLNYMHNTMQPGDTVTADDIMKGLLLFSGNDTAYVIADNVAGDSTAFADMMNKKAKDLGANNSNFITPNGLHNDNHYTTAYDLSLILKAAFENDWVKSTMELDKAPITLKNSKIILENRNLTLGKNGNLAGKTGTTVPAGGCLATVYERDGRKIVGVVLKSRQIDNADMTKFNDMDAIMNYSYAATKSVYKTKGDDVGTADVSYKPFILFGPTKTISVPVKLTQDVNYYKNAINDAESKITFDGTNSSAWSLLSNKNIKLTYSTRHYSEEVTGSVDITLSAILKDNLIIYIASLVVLIIIITLILLIKAMASNAKRRKRSYSNRSRRRRY; translated from the coding sequence TTGAAAAAAAATTTAATTTTAAAAACACTTATATTGACTGTTTCACTTTCTTTGTTTAGTCCCTTTGCTATAGCAAGTTATGCTGTGAACAACAATTCAAAACAGAAAACTGAAGCCACCTCAAAAACTGCCCCAAAAGCAAAAACCGAGGCTTCAACTAATACTACTTCAGAAGCAAAAACTGAAACTAACGCAGATGGCTTACCTGAAATAAAAGGAGAAGCAGCTTTAACCTTTGACTATGACACAGGTGAAATAATTTATTGTAAAGATGCTGACAGTAAAAGATATCCAGCTAGTACTACAAAACTTTTAACAGCTTTATTACTATCTGAAAATAAAAAACCTACTGATCAGCTTGAATATACTGAATCGGCAAAAAAGCAGCCTGAATATTCTTTAAATCTTAATTATATGCACAACACCATGCAACCTGGTGATACAGTAACTGCTGATGATATCATGAAAGGGCTATTACTGTTTTCAGGTAATGACACAGCTTATGTAATTGCAGATAATGTTGCAGGTGATTCTACTGCTTTTGCTGATATGATGAATAAAAAGGCAAAGGATCTTGGAGCTAATAACAGTAATTTTATTACACCTAATGGCTTACACAATGATAATCACTATACAACTGCTTATGACTTATCATTAATATTAAAGGCAGCCTTTGAAAATGACTGGGTAAAAAGTACAATGGAACTTGATAAAGCTCCTATTACTTTAAAAAATTCTAAAATTATTTTAGAAAACAGAAATCTAACTCTTGGAAAAAATGGTAATCTTGCCGGAAAAACTGGTACTACTGTTCCCGCTGGCGGATGTTTAGCTACAGTTTATGAAAGAGATGGCAGAAAAATCGTAGGTGTTGTATTAAAGAGTAGACAAATTGACAATGCTGATATGACAAAATTTAATGATATGGATGCTATAATGAATTATAGCTACGCAGCTACTAAATCAGTTTATAAAACTAAAGGTGATGATGTTGGAACAGCTGATGTAAGTTATAAACCATTTATTTTATTTGGACCTACAAAAACTATTTCTGTACCTGTTAAATTAACTCAAGATGTAAATTACTATAAAAATGCAATTAATGATGCTGAATCTAAAATAACTTTTGATGGAACTAATTCTAGTGCATGGAGTTTACTTTCTAATAAAAACATAAAGTTAACTTATAGTACAAGACACTATTCTGAAGAAGTTACTGGCTCAGTCGATATTACACTTAGTGCAATACTTAAGGATAACCTTATAATATATATTGCATCACTAGTAGTATTAATTATTATTATTACCTTAATTCTTCTTATTAAAGCTATGGCTTCAAATGCAAAACGTAGAAAAAGAAGTTATTCAAATAGATCACGTAGAAGAAGATATTAA
- the zapA gene encoding cell division protein ZapA — protein MIKVTVNINGMNYILTGEKDEKYLLGVANYVDTRIKEIISKKAGFSSTAAAVLAAVNIADELYDCDLELDNSVKVKENLEAEIKEIKQELEQVRLNIETIDKEKSSIQSEFDKKEQELNTRYKDQEATYKSLKDIIDNLKVENDKLKNQNKLVNEELKKNRNINEALSKELAEIKEKNKFIYKKADDAKNKEHRLEKQLQQANEQVRNLTNQIANVNAEKEKINKELIETSDNNLHLTKEIERFTSINSNLDSEVLELKKSKETLEVDYNNTYEELKKVKANLQAEIASKELVNKDYGLCKINLDKLNGEYTKCINELTECKKNLDNKINEYTMLKNRAREEREILNNKVAELLLSEEELKNDLKSEKENIIELNNKIEISKIENDKIKKELNDLIEESDREIKEGKNKINNITKENEDLVNQINLLSEEKDVLATEINKLKVEQEDLHIEIKNMRDVNDGLSQEIEKTDKQKQILEEELEVTRSNNEKLKYELKVTQEESEKQLNTKIQEIEDLRKVIEAAEHELRRIKEELGGKERLVERLEKELEDKEWIFLKLKREIEAKQKELDNSKNNIEELQEKVSNLASEKETLANENEKFTQESRGFQHRLFELQSEIINKDIEIAKIKKMQVGPVVNKKR, from the coding sequence ATGATCAAGGTAACAGTTAACATAAATGGCATGAATTATATTTTAACAGGGGAAAAAGATGAAAAATATTTGCTAGGGGTAGCAAATTATGTTGATACAAGAATTAAAGAAATAATTTCTAAAAAGGCTGGCTTTAGTTCGACAGCAGCAGCAGTCTTGGCTGCTGTAAATATTGCAGATGAGCTTTATGATTGTGATTTAGAATTAGATAATTCAGTAAAAGTTAAAGAAAATTTAGAAGCAGAAATTAAAGAAATTAAGCAAGAACTTGAACAAGTAAGGCTCAATATAGAGACAATTGATAAAGAAAAGTCGAGTATTCAAAGTGAGTTTGACAAGAAAGAGCAAGAATTAAACACTAGATATAAAGACCAAGAGGCAACTTATAAGTCATTAAAGGATATAATAGATAATTTAAAAGTAGAAAATGACAAACTTAAAAATCAAAATAAATTGGTAAATGAGGAATTAAAAAAGAACAGAAATATAAATGAAGCATTAAGTAAAGAACTTGCTGAAATCAAAGAAAAAAATAAGTTTATTTATAAAAAAGCAGATGATGCAAAGAATAAAGAACATAGATTAGAGAAACAACTACAGCAAGCAAATGAACAAGTGAGAAATTTAACAAATCAAATTGCCAATGTAAATGCTGAAAAAGAGAAAATCAATAAAGAGTTAATAGAAACAAGTGATAATAACTTACACTTAACTAAAGAAATAGAAAGATTCACTTCAATTAATAGTAATTTAGATAGTGAAGTTTTAGAATTAAAGAAAAGTAAGGAAACTCTTGAAGTTGATTATAACAATACTTATGAAGAGTTGAAAAAAGTTAAAGCAAATTTACAAGCAGAAATTGCTAGTAAGGAATTAGTAAATAAGGATTATGGTTTATGTAAAATAAACTTAGATAAACTAAATGGAGAGTATACTAAATGTATCAATGAATTAACTGAATGTAAGAAAAATTTAGATAATAAAATTAATGAATACACTATGTTAAAGAATAGGGCTAGGGAAGAACGAGAAATATTAAATAATAAGGTGGCAGAATTATTATTAAGTGAAGAAGAATTGAAGAATGATTTAAAAAGCGAAAAAGAAAATATTATTGAATTAAATAATAAAATAGAAATAAGTAAAATTGAAAATGATAAAATTAAAAAAGAATTAAATGATTTGATTGAAGAATCAGATAGGGAAATAAAAGAAGGTAAAAATAAAATAAATAATATTACAAAAGAAAATGAAGATTTAGTTAACCAAATTAATTTATTAAGTGAAGAAAAGGATGTATTGGCAACAGAAATTAATAAATTAAAAGTAGAGCAAGAAGACTTACATATTGAGATAAAAAACATGAGAGATGTTAATGATGGATTATCACAAGAAATAGAAAAAACTGACAAACAAAAACAAATTTTAGAGGAAGAACTTGAAGTTACAAGAAGCAATAATGAAAAATTAAAATATGAATTAAAAGTAACTCAAGAAGAAAGTGAAAAGCAGCTTAATACAAAAATTCAAGAAATAGAAGACTTGCGAAAAGTGATAGAGGCTGCAGAGCATGAATTAAGAAGAATTAAAGAAGAATTAGGAGGAAAGGAAAGATTAGTAGAGCGTTTAGAAAAAGAGCTTGAAGATAAAGAATGGATTTTCTTAAAATTAAAGAGAGAAATAGAAGCTAAGCAAAAGGAATTAGATAATAGTAAGAACAATATTGAAGAGTTACAAGAAAAAGTTTCAAATTTGGCTAGTGAAAAAGAAACGTTAGCTAATGAAAATGAAAAATTTACACAAGAGTCTAGAGGTTTTCAACATAGACTATTTGAATTACAATCTGAAATAATAAATAAAGATATAGAAATTGCTAAAATTAAAAAAATGCAAGTAGGACCTGTTGTTAACAAGAAAAGATAG
- a CDS encoding endonuclease MutS2 — protein sequence MNERSLRVLEFNKIKEKIKKYARTNAGKDLVDKLEPYNNLYEINNKLEDTNEALEILISKGNPPLEGLADTHEGIERAKKGGTLSPEQLLRIGGMLRASRTMKEFFKRDEVERSYPRLEDLAYILVPVKTLEEEIERAIVSEDEISDKASQTLYNIRRSLKEKNSSVREKISSIVKSNSKYLQDDLYTMRGDRYVIPVKSEYKSQVPGLVHDQSSTGATFFIEPMSLVNLNNEIRELVLKEKAEIERILSELSSKVKLNGEQCLSNLKVLIEFDFIFAKAKYASALNAIKPIVTEDGTFSILSGRHPLIAGDKVVPSDVYLGKEFTTLMITGPNTGGKTVTIKTVGLLHIMGLSGLLIPARDNSSIAFFTEVFADIGDEQSIEQSLSTFSSHMTNIVEIMKHVDDKSLVLFDELGAGTDPTEGAALAVSILETLKNRGAKLIATTHYSELKAYAIKTEGVENASVEFDIETLRPTYRLLIGVPGKSNAFEISKRLGLVEGVIKRAKEYISEENLQFENLIRELQEKSIVAKQEAREAKIIKKEAEELKKKYEEKLEKLDNTREKAYMDARREAKEIISEAKDEADEILKAMRELEKLGISGGGRHRLEEERKKLKANLEEREKGIHNTKENEGEAITKVTLGMEALLPSLNQKVIIISMPDNKGEVQVEAGIMKINVKLSDLRKTKATKEEKVRRKREVKLNLSSVESRVDLRGLDAEEACYKADKYLDDAYMANLGEVTIVHGKGTGILRKAINDMLKRHPHVKAYRLGAYGEGGDGVTMVELKA from the coding sequence ATGAATGAAAGATCTCTAAGAGTATTAGAGTTTAATAAAATAAAAGAAAAAATAAAAAAATATGCAAGAACAAATGCTGGAAAAGACTTGGTAGACAAACTTGAACCGTATAATAATTTGTATGAAATAAATAATAAGTTAGAAGATACAAATGAAGCTTTGGAAATTTTGATTTCTAAAGGGAATCCACCTTTAGAAGGACTTGCTGATACTCATGAAGGAATTGAAAGAGCTAAAAAAGGTGGAACTTTAAGCCCAGAGCAATTATTAAGAATTGGTGGAATGCTTAGAGCTTCTAGAACTATGAAGGAATTCTTTAAGAGAGATGAAGTAGAAAGGTCATATCCAAGACTTGAAGATTTAGCATATATTTTAGTGCCAGTAAAAACGTTGGAAGAAGAGATTGAAAGAGCTATAGTTTCAGAAGATGAGATTAGTGATAAGGCAAGTCAAACTTTATACAACATAAGAAGAAGTCTTAAAGAAAAGAATTCTTCTGTGAGGGAGAAAATAAGCTCTATAGTAAAAAGTAATTCAAAATATTTGCAGGATGACTTATACACTATGAGAGGTGACAGGTATGTAATACCTGTAAAATCGGAATATAAAAGCCAAGTTCCCGGACTTGTTCATGATCAGAGTTCAACAGGGGCGACTTTTTTTATTGAACCTATGAGCTTAGTAAATTTGAATAATGAAATAAGAGAATTAGTTCTTAAAGAAAAAGCTGAAATTGAAAGAATACTTTCAGAACTTTCTTCAAAGGTCAAACTTAATGGGGAACAATGTTTAAGCAATTTAAAGGTATTAATTGAATTTGACTTCATATTTGCAAAAGCAAAATATGCATCGGCGTTAAATGCTATAAAGCCAATAGTTACTGAGGATGGAACTTTTAGCATCTTATCAGGAAGACATCCATTAATTGCTGGGGATAAAGTGGTACCATCGGATGTTTATCTAGGAAAAGAATTTACAACTTTAATGATAACAGGACCAAACACGGGTGGTAAAACTGTTACTATAAAGACTGTTGGATTACTTCATATAATGGGATTAAGTGGACTTTTAATTCCAGCTAGAGATAATTCATCAATAGCATTTTTTACAGAGGTTTTTGCTGATATAGGAGATGAACAAAGTATTGAGCAAAGTTTATCTACATTCTCATCTCATATGACTAATATAGTTGAAATTATGAAGCATGTTGATGATAAATCGTTAGTATTATTCGATGAACTTGGTGCTGGTACAGATCCAACTGAAGGGGCTGCATTAGCTGTATCAATATTGGAGACCTTGAAAAATAGAGGGGCAAAACTGATAGCAACTACTCACTATAGCGAACTTAAGGCATATGCAATAAAAACTGAAGGTGTAGAAAATGCTTCAGTGGAATTTGATATAGAAACCTTAAGACCAACCTATAGACTTTTAATTGGAGTGCCTGGAAAGTCTAATGCTTTTGAAATATCCAAGAGATTAGGTCTTGTTGAAGGTGTAATAAAAAGAGCAAAAGAATATATTTCAGAAGAAAATCTTCAATTTGAAAATTTGATTAGAGAACTTCAGGAAAAAAGTATTGTTGCTAAACAAGAAGCAAGAGAAGCAAAGATAATTAAAAAAGAAGCAGAAGAACTTAAGAAAAAGTATGAGGAAAAGCTTGAAAAACTTGATAATACAAGAGAAAAAGCTTATATGGATGCAAGACGTGAAGCAAAAGAAATAATTTCAGAAGCTAAAGATGAAGCTGATGAAATTTTAAAAGCCATGAGAGAGCTTGAAAAGCTTGGAATATCAGGTGGTGGAAGACATAGACTTGAAGAAGAACGTAAAAAACTTAAGGCGAATTTAGAAGAAAGAGAAAAAGGCATTCACAATACAAAGGAAAATGAAGGTGAAGCTATAACTAAGGTTACTTTGGGAATGGAAGCTTTGCTGCCATCATTAAATCAAAAAGTAATTATTATTTCTATGCCAGATAATAAGGGTGAAGTTCAAGTTGAAGCTGGAATTATGAAAATTAATGTTAAACTTAGTGATTTAAGAAAAACAAAAGCTACTAAAGAAGAAAAAGTCAGAAGGAAAAGAGAAGTAAAATTAAATTTAAGTAGTGTTGAGTCAAGAGTAGATTTAAGAGGACTAGATGCAGAAGAAGCTTGTTATAAGGCAGATAAATATTTAGACGATGCCTACATGGCTAATTTAGGAGAAGTAACAATAGTTCATGGTAAAGGTACAGGAATTTTGAGAAAAGCCATAAATGATATGCTAAAAAGACATCCTCATGTGAAAGCTTATAGACTTGGTGCATATGGTGAAGGCGGAGATGGAGTAACAATGGTAGAGCTAAAAGCCTAA
- a CDS encoding flavin reductase family protein — MNKINFKGSVMLNPTPVVLVTSKNNADKVNVFTVGWVSTVCTKEPIIAMGIRPERLSHEYIKESGECVINLPTREMVKIVDYCGVRSGKKEDKIKHFGLQLNKGDSISTPSLQKSPIALECKLKSITPLGTHDLFLFEVLNIKVDEDLLDPNGKICFNRANLICYSHGEYYGLNAKPLGTFGYSVKKKKKKR; from the coding sequence ATGAATAAAATCAATTTTAAAGGAAGTGTAATGCTTAATCCTACCCCTGTAGTATTAGTTACCTCTAAAAACAATGCTGATAAAGTTAATGTATTTACAGTAGGATGGGTTAGCACAGTCTGTACTAAAGAACCTATTATTGCTATGGGAATAAGGCCTGAAAGATTATCACATGAATATATCAAAGAAAGTGGCGAATGTGTTATTAATTTACCAACCAGAGAAATGGTTAAAATAGTTGATTACTGTGGTGTGCGTTCTGGTAAAAAAGAAGATAAAATCAAACATTTTGGTCTACAGCTTAATAAAGGAGATTCCATTTCTACACCTTCACTACAAAAATCTCCAATAGCTTTAGAATGTAAATTAAAATCAATTACCCCTTTAGGGACTCATGATTTATTCTTATTTGAAGTATTAAACATTAAAGTAGATGAAGATTTACTAGATCCAAATGGTAAGATATGCTTTAATAGAGCAAATCTTATCTGCTATAGCCATGGAGAATATTATGGTTTAAATGCAAAACCTTTGGGTACTTTTGGATATTCAGTAAAGAAGAAAAAGAAAAAAAGATAG
- a CDS encoding type 1 glutamine amidotransferase produces the protein MELTICHLYPDLLNVYGDLGNVLILKHRAALRGIDVNIINSSLGENIDKETVDIIFFGGGQDYEQSIVSKDLNEVKKEAMIDYIEEGKVLLAICGGYQLLGKYYTAPNGEKIDGLGILDLYTEGGDTRFIGNTEIYNENFNETYVGFENHSGRTYINNHTPLGKCIHGYGNNGEDGQEGCIYKNTFGSYFHGSFLSKNPEFADRLLMLALKNKYGQDIQLDSLNDEFEIMAKKSIIEKLK, from the coding sequence ATGGAATTGACTATTTGTCATTTATATCCTGATTTATTGAACGTATATGGTGATTTGGGTAATGTACTCATTTTAAAGCATAGAGCGGCTCTTAGAGGAATTGATGTGAATATAATAAACTCCTCGCTAGGTGAAAATATTGATAAAGAAACTGTAGATATTATTTTCTTTGGTGGAGGCCAAGATTATGAACAATCTATCGTATCAAAAGATTTAAATGAAGTAAAAAAGGAAGCTATGATAGATTATATTGAAGAAGGAAAGGTTCTTCTTGCTATCTGCGGTGGATATCAATTATTAGGTAAATACTACACGGCTCCAAATGGTGAAAAGATAGATGGACTTGGAATTTTAGATCTTTATACTGAAGGTGGAGATACTAGATTCATTGGAAATACTGAAATATATAATGAAAACTTCAATGAAACCTATGTAGGTTTTGAAAATCATTCAGGGCGGACTTATATAAATAACCATACACCACTTGGGAAATGCATCCATGGTTATGGTAATAATGGAGAAGATGGACAGGAAGGCTGCATCTATAAAAACACTTTTGGATCATATTTTCACGGCTCTTTCTTATCTAAAAATCCAGAATTTGCTGACAGGCTATTAATGTTAGCTTTAAAAAATAAGTATGGTCAAGATATACAATTAGATTCCTTGAATGACGAATTTGAGATTATGGCAAAAAAATCCATTATAGAAAAATTAAAATAA